In the Sinorhizobium arboris LMG 14919 genome, one interval contains:
- a CDS encoding polyprenyl synthetase family protein → MGVVIPLEDNKNKQASVKPLVDLTLPDMERVNQLILSKAGSDVQMIPEVANHLISSGGKRLRPMLTLAAASMYGYEGDGHIKLATSVEFMHTATLLHDDVVDESDLRRGKSTARTIWGNQASVLVGDFLLGQAFRMMVDVGSLDALDVLSTAASVIAEGEVLQLSVAKNMETTEDDYLQVIRAKTAALFAAASEVGPIVASASKADRNALKSYGTNLGLAFQLVDDVLDYGGSSSDLGKNVGDDFREGKITLPVILSYRRGTPQDRAFWREAIEGGASDAANLEKALTLIRRYGGLTDTIARAKHYGTIARDALAPLPASPWKSALVEVIDFCIERVS, encoded by the coding sequence TTGGGCGTAGTGATACCGCTGGAAGACAATAAAAACAAACAGGCATCCGTGAAGCCGCTTGTCGACCTGACGCTGCCCGACATGGAGCGGGTCAACCAGCTCATTCTTTCCAAGGCCGGCTCCGACGTCCAGATGATCCCGGAGGTCGCCAATCACCTGATTTCCTCGGGCGGCAAACGGCTCCGGCCGATGCTGACGCTCGCCGCCGCTTCGATGTACGGCTACGAGGGAGATGGCCACATCAAACTCGCGACCAGCGTCGAATTCATGCACACGGCGACCCTTTTGCACGACGACGTGGTCGACGAGAGCGATCTGAGGCGCGGCAAATCGACGGCGCGGACGATCTGGGGCAATCAGGCAAGCGTGCTCGTCGGCGATTTCCTGCTCGGGCAGGCTTTCCGCATGATGGTCGACGTCGGCTCGCTCGACGCACTCGACGTGCTTTCGACCGCCGCATCGGTGATCGCGGAAGGCGAGGTGCTGCAGCTTTCGGTCGCCAAGAACATGGAGACAACCGAGGACGATTATCTGCAGGTCATTCGCGCCAAGACGGCGGCACTCTTCGCCGCCGCCTCCGAGGTCGGGCCGATCGTCGCAAGCGCAAGCAAGGCCGACCGCAACGCGCTGAAATCCTACGGCACCAATCTCGGCCTTGCCTTCCAGCTGGTCGACGACGTTCTCGACTACGGCGGGTCGTCGAGCGATCTCGGCAAGAATGTCGGAGACGATTTTCGCGAGGGCAAGATCACGCTGCCGGTCATTCTCTCCTACAGGCGCGGCACGCCGCAGGATCGGGCGTTCTGGCGCGAGGCGATCGAGGGCGGGGCAAGCGACGCGGCAAACCTCGAAAAGGCTCTGACTCTCATCCGTCGCTACGGGGGCCTGACGGATACGATCGCCCGCGCCAAGCACTACGGCACGATCGCCCGAGACGCGCTCGCGCCGTTGCCGGCTTCGCCATGGAAATCGGCGCTCGTCGAGGTGATCGATTTCTGCATCGAACGGGTAAGCTGA
- a CDS encoding putative signal transducing protein, with protein sequence MKELIRTNDAVLLSFAESLMKDAGIGCLIADQDMSILEGSLGLLPRRFLVAEDDADRARRILVDAGLETELRQ encoded by the coding sequence ATGAAAGAACTGATCCGTACCAATGATGCCGTCCTTCTTTCCTTTGCGGAGAGCCTGATGAAGGACGCAGGCATCGGATGCCTTATCGCCGATCAGGACATGAGCATCCTCGAAGGATCGCTCGGCCTGCTGCCGCGGCGCTTTCTCGTCGCCGAGGACGATGCCGACCGGGCCCGGCGCATTCTGGTCGACGCGGGCCTTGAAACGGAGTTGCGGCAATGA
- a CDS encoding tRNA1(Val) (adenine(37)-N6)-methyltransferase yields the protein MTGIPETVDAFHRGRFHLVQPLGQGHRSGMDAMLLASLVSCRSACRVADLGAGAGAAGMAVASRIEGAEVLLVERSAVMADFARRSLALPQNAHFAGRVSVLEADVSLSGKARVAAGLPDDSFDHVIMNPPFNDAADRRTPDRLKAEAHAMSDDVFEVWIKTAGAIMKPGGQLSLIARPESIAGIIAACGRRFGGIEITPLLPRAGENAVRILVSAIKQSRKRLAMRAPLVMHGEGHRFSPEVDDLNNGRAAYHRR from the coding sequence ATGACAGGAATTCCGGAGACGGTGGATGCTTTCCACCGCGGCAGGTTCCACCTGGTCCAGCCGCTTGGTCAGGGGCACCGTTCGGGGATGGACGCGATGCTGCTCGCTTCCCTCGTCTCCTGCCGCAGCGCTTGCCGCGTAGCGGATCTCGGCGCCGGCGCCGGGGCGGCCGGCATGGCCGTCGCGTCACGGATCGAAGGGGCCGAGGTGCTGCTGGTCGAGCGTTCGGCGGTCATGGCGGATTTCGCGCGCCGCAGCCTCGCCTTGCCCCAAAATGCGCATTTCGCCGGCCGCGTCTCGGTGCTCGAAGCCGATGTCTCGTTGAGCGGAAAGGCGCGCGTCGCCGCAGGCCTTCCCGACGACAGTTTCGACCACGTGATCATGAATCCGCCCTTCAACGATGCCGCGGACCGCAGGACGCCCGACCGGCTCAAAGCGGAAGCCCACGCCATGAGCGACGACGTGTTCGAGGTCTGGATCAAAACGGCCGGGGCGATCATGAAGCCGGGCGGGCAGCTCTCTCTGATCGCCCGGCCGGAATCGATTGCCGGGATCATCGCGGCCTGCGGTCGCCGCTTCGGCGGCATAGAGATCACGCCGCTCTTGCCGCGGGCGGGCGAAAATGCCGTGCGCATCCTGGTTTCCGCGATCAAGCAGAGCCGCAAACGGCTGGCGATGCGCGCGCCGCTCGTCATGCACGGAGAGGGCCACCGCTTCTCGCCGGAGGTCGACGATCTCAATAATGGCCGCGCGGCCTATCATCGCCGGTGA